The Parcubacteria group bacterium genome window below encodes:
- a CDS encoding rod shape-determining protein — protein PPELAADVIDKGMVLSGGGALLRNLDQLITKTIGVPCYVADDALFCVIKGIGIALDNLEVYKRTIMMTK, from the coding sequence CTCCTCCGGAACTGGCGGCGGATGTGATTGATAAAGGAATGGTTCTTTCCGGCGGCGGGGCGCTCCTTCGAAATTTGGATCAACTTATCACAAAAACAATTGGCGTCCCATGTTATGTGGCTGACGATGCGCTATTTTGCGTGATAAAAGGAATCGGAATCGCTCTTGATAATCTGGAAGTGTACAAGAGGACAATAATGATGACTAAGTAA